The Actinomycetota bacterium region CAAAGGCAACCGGACAAGCGACCGAGCTCGATCCGGAGCTGCATGCGGTGGCGTGGCAGAACTGCAAGGACATCGACGACAGCTTCCGTGGTCCGGGTCGACCATTCGGTCCCGCCGTGACCGCACCGGCCGGCGCAAGTGACACGGCCCGGCTGATGGCCTGGCTCGGACGACGCCCCTAGCACAGCGACGAGCGGCGCTACCTTCTGCGCAATGACGAGGATCGCGCTCGCGGCGGCGGTCGAGGAGGCGGCGGCGCGTGACCCGGTGCTGTCGAACCTGGTCTCGCTGGTCGGGGTGGTCAAGCACCGGCCACGCAACGCCGACGGACCCTTCGGAGCGTTGGCCCGTGCGATCGTGTTCCAGCAGCTCGCTGGTCGCGCGGCCCAAGCCATTCTCGGCCGTGTGGTCGTTGCCGCCGGCGGCCATCTCACCGCTGATGCGCTGAGCGTCACCGCTGATGAGGATCTGCGCGCAGCAGGGCTCTCGGCGAACAAGCTCGCGGCGTTGCGCGATCTGACAGCCAAGGTGCTCGACGGAACGGTCGACTTCTCCAGATTCGGGCGTCAATCCGACGACGCCATCATCGACCAGCTCATCGGTGTGCGCGGCATCGGCCATTGGACGGCAGAGATGTTCCTCATGTTCGAGCTCCGGAGACTGGATGTTTGGCCGGTCGACGACCTCGGTGTGCGGCAGGGATACGGGCTCGCATGGGGCATCGACCCGCCGCCGACACCGAAACCGCTGCTCGCCCTCGGCGAGCCGTTTCGCCCTTACCGCTCCGTACTCGCCCGCTACTGCTGGGAGGCCGTCGCGCTCCACCGCGGCGGAACCGACCCCAGCCTGCGATAGACCGTCGCGAACGGCGACGGGTCTGGACTTGCGCTCGATCCGGCGACTCATCAAGGGTGCAGGGCGTTCCCGACGGAGGAGGAGCACCGCGATGACTGATGCCTTCGTTCTCGGTGGCGTGCGAACCCCGGTCGGACGCTACGGCGGCTCCCTGTCGCACATCCGCACCGACGACCTGCTCGGCCAGACGATGGTCGCGGCGTGCGAGCGAGTCGGGGTTCCGCTGGACCGGATCGAGGACATAGCGGCGGGCTGCGTCAACGTGGCGCACGAGGGGATGGGCGACATCGCGCGCTGGGCCGCGCTGGCGGCGGGCTTCCCGGATTCGGTCCCGGCGGCGACCGTGAACCGGTTCTGCGCGTCGTCGCTGACGTGCGCCATCCAGCTCGCCCACGCGATTCGCGCGGGCGAGCTCGGCGTCGGTCTCGCGGGCGGGGTCGAGTCGATGTCACGCTCGGGCTGGGCGCTGATCAAGGGCGACGCGCCGTTCATGCCGCGTGGACCGGTTCTGATGCTCGACACGATGTGGGCCGGCGCAGG contains the following coding sequences:
- a CDS encoding DNA-3-methyladenine glycosylase 2 family protein yields the protein MTRIALAAAVEEAAARDPVLSNLVSLVGVVKHRPRNADGPFGALARAIVFQQLAGRAAQAILGRVVVAAGGHLTADALSVTADEDLRAAGLSANKLAALRDLTAKVLDGTVDFSRFGRQSDDAIIDQLIGVRGIGHWTAEMFLMFELRRLDVWPVDDLGVRQGYGLAWGIDPPPTPKPLLALGEPFRPYRSVLARYCWEAVALHRGGTDPSLR